In Scheffersomyces stipitis CBS 6054 chromosome 8, complete sequence, one DNA window encodes the following:
- the SNF3 gene encoding High-affinity glucose transporter (High-affinity glucose transporter similar to Candida intermedia GXS1~go_component integral to membrane~go_function transporter activity~go_process transport) has translation MWKFLEALLYDNTIEEEYYRKIRQKSSSKSAVIVGLVAAVGGFLYGYDTGLINDLLEMRYVYENFPENSHSFTSHERALITAVLSLGTFIGALIAPLISDNYGRKFSIIVSSGLIFNAGNILQIASTNVALLCVGRAISGVSVGILSAIVPLYQAEASPKWVRGSVVFTYQWAITWGLLIASAVCQGTRKMTNSGSYRIPVGLQFLWALILYTGMLFLPESPRYYVQKDDLQKALDSLSKLRKLPPDDADLIEELVEIKANYDYELSYGKTNYLDCFRSGGGRHKQVLRMFTGIGAQLFQQCSGINFIFYYGVNFFSSTGIQNFYIMSFVTYLVNTIFTIPGIILVDTIGRRQLLLWGGVGMSTANFIIAITGVSISSKETSSILSVCFSCVFIAFFASSWGGCVWALTSDIYGISIRQRAISITTATNWLVNFIFAYITPYLIDTGHHTAAIGNKIFFIWGGCNAAGVVFVYFTVYETKGLKLEEIDYMYAHCDNARKSTEFKSTKIDYTRLDENYNAVPWDPPYPSTTSSSPPSNINEKDLSSSDPNQDVNVHSDNNEFVPLYNNKKLPNNPTNTNKNDITIIPYNNIISPSLSSNSEPSSAASSILNNRFHHNSVSTTNNVSVSTSNPGQSSGQGTASNDYLSYLDSLKSEYGSPPHYNNDTLHQQHTNQSNSKGSATDRNSSITASNIHHTHSNITSNINNHNSNNINNSITNNSTTIIATPYFNQPPPDSSDEEDEDEDEEE, from the exons ATGTGGAAATTTCTAGAAGCTCTACTTTACGACAACACcatcgaagaagaatactaCAGGAAAATCCGTCAAAAGTCCTCCTCCAAGTCGGCTGTAATCGTAGGTCTTGTAGCTGCCGTGGGAGGCTTTTTGTATGGGTACGATACGGGActcatcaacgacttgCTAGAAATGAGATACGTCTACGAAAACTTTCCAGAAAATCTGCATTCGTTCACATCACATGAACGAGCGTTGATTACGGCTGTGTTATCGCTCGGAACATTCATAGGAGCTCTCATAGCGCCTCTTATCTCCGACAACTATGGCCGGAAGTTTTCCATCATTGTCTCTTCCGGTCTCATTTTCAACGCAGGCAACATTTTGCAAATCGCATCAACAAACGTAGCATTGCTTTGCGTTGGTAGAGCGATCTCGGGTGTATCTGTAGGCATTCTTTCGGCCATTGTACCCTTGTACCAAGCTGAAGCTTCTCCCAAATGGGTCAGAGGTTCCGTCGTTTTCACATATCAATGGGCCATTACTTGGGGCTTGTTGATAGCGAGTGCCGTCTGTCAAGGCACTCGAAAAATGACCAATTCTGGCTCATATCGGATCCCCGTGGGCCTCCAGTTTCTCTGGGCTCTTATCTTGTACACGGGGATGCTTTTCTTGCCCGAAAGTCCCCGTTATTATGTTCAAAAAGACGATCTTCAGAAAGCTCTAGATAGTTTGTCGAAGTTGCGAAAGTTGCCCCCAGACGACGCTGATTTGATAGAGGAGTTGGTGGAAATCAAGGCTAACTACGACTACGAGTTGTCGTATGGTAAGACCAACTATCTTGATTGCTTCCGTAGTGGAGGAGGAAGACACAAGCAGGTGTTGCGAATGTTCACTGGAATCGGTGCTCAACTCTTTCAGCAGTGTTCAggcatcaacttcatcttctactatggtgtcaacttcttctccagcaCCGGCATCCAGAACTTTTACATCATGTCCTTCGTGACGTATTTGGTCAACACTATCTTCACAATCCCCGGAATAATTCTAGTGGATACGATAGGCAGGCGACAGTTGCTCCTATGGGGTGGCGTAGGCATGTCTACCGCGAACTTCATAATTGCGATTACGGGAGTCAGTATCTCCAGTAAGGAAACCAGTTCGATTCTAAGCGTCTGTTTTTCGTGTGTGTTCATAGCGTTTTTCGCCAGTTCGTGGGGTGGATGTGTATGGGCACTCACTTCTGATATATACGGTATTAGTATCAGACAGAGAGCCATATCCATCACTACAGCCACGAACTGGTTggtcaacttcatctttgcCTACATAACACCGTATCTCATCGATACGGGACACCATACTGCAGCTATAGGAAACAAAATCTTCTTTATCTGGGGAGGTTGTAACGCTGCCGGTGTCGTTTTCGTCTACTTCACTGTCTACGAAACAAAGGGATTGAAGTTGGAGGAAATTGATTATATGTACGCTCATTGTGACAATGCGAGAAAGTCCACCGAGTTCAAGTCGACCAAAATCGATTACACTAGATTGGACGAGAACTACAACGCTGTACCCTGGGATCCTCCTTATCCATCAACAACGAGCTCATCGCCTCCTTCTAACATCAACGAGAAGGACctttcatcttctgatCCCAACCAAGACGTCAATGTACATAGTGACAACAACGAGTTTGTTCCAttgtacaacaacaaaaaaCTTCCAAATAATCCTACAAACACCAACAAAAACGACATCACCATCATTCCctacaacaatatcatTCTGCCGTCGTTATCATCGAACTCCGAGCCCTCTTCTGCTGCTTCGTCAATTCTCAACAACAGATTCCACCACAACTCTGTCTCGACTACAAACAACGTCTCTGTATCTACATCTAACCCTGGCCAATCTTCTGGTCAAGGTACAGCTTCCAACGACTACTTGCTGTATTTGGATAGTTTGAAGTCTGAGTACGGAAGTCCACCTCACTACAATAACGACACACTACACCAGCAGCACACCAACCAATCGAACTCCAAGGGTTCT GCTACAGAcagaaacagcagcatcACTGCTAGCAACATTCACCATACTCATAGCAACATCACCAGCAACATTAATAACCATAATAGTAATAACATTAATAACAGTATAACCAACAATTCGACCACGATTATTGCCACGCCATACTTCAACCAGCCTCCACCAGACTCTtccgatgaagaagacgaagacgaggacgaagaagaatag
- a CDS encoding predicted protein, producing the protein MLAIGDVILRSVNFVFLVVALGLTGSLAATTVYQGNPQVNFAVFAAAFGLLTSSIYGVFAYFVAAFAWPIVLATFDFLNLVFTFAAATAVAAGIKVHSCTNQSYLKDNNIVQGKENRCRKAQASVAFLYFSFFIFLASAVFSIINVVKGGLFSTSTRSAPRVGVPTMSQV; encoded by the coding sequence ATGTTGGCTATCGGTGACGTAATCTTAAGGCTGGTGAACTTTGTATTCTTGGTCGTTGCCTTGGGCTTGACCGGTTCGTTAGCTGCTACCACAGTTTACCAGGGCAACCCACAAGTCAACTTTGCTGTTTTCGCAGCTGCTTTCGGTTTGTTGACCTCGTCCATCTACGGGGTTTTTGCCTACTTCGTTGCTGCCTTCGCCTGGCCTATCGTGTTGGCTACTTTTGACTTCCTCAATTTGGTCTTCACCTTTGCTGCTGCCACAGCCGTTGCTGCCGGCATCAAGGTCCACTCTTGTACCAACCAGAGTTACCTTAAGGACAACAACATCGTGCAGGGCAAGGAAAACAGATGTAGAAAGGCCCAGGCTTCCGTGGCTTTCCTCTACTTCTcgttcttcatcttcttggcCTCCGCCGTGTTCTCCATCATCAATGTAGTCAAGGGTGGCTTGTTTAGCACTTCTACCAGATCTGCTCCAAGAGTTGGAGTTCCAACCATGTCTCAGGTTTAA
- the NOP14 gene encoding Probable nucleolar complex protein 14, with protein sequence MAGSQLKQLKEALKSKGLIGQTNVKKKNKKQKTASETRRNDKEQVIGDIRTQFNQFDQRINRTKHDVSIIQGGKFVKLGSKQHNEAVRTHSTVQKTMKLQYELEKKGHGKTGGLVDRRFGENNKHLSAEEKMLERFTRERQASSKRGNMFSIESDDDNDDFEAGGFTLTHGGRALTLGDGDEAALSDEETSLGAGKTRYVDEDQMEEEGQPARKKTKKEVMKEVIAKSKFYKHQRQTEFKKTQDDIEDLDEDFGDVMQEMYNVKQPTAPKFSTKTQEEIDYDNKVRELTYDRRSVPADRTKTDEELKKEHEEKMKKLEADRLRRMTGFVDDDRDAEGDDLDDDFWAGSDENDEDGFAIKESDAEESNEENSSSGEEEEATTKNFGRTLPVKKPQVSIPSNHQEFVKALVEIEADRQPAYVKKIVEVYKPNLAEGNKDKMNIFVGILFEHLLFLSNQDEPNSILIEQLADIIKRLSESYNQVLVENVREEINNIQDRIADSSLLKRDLVFFVLVGFLFSTSDHYHLIVTPTVILMNEILSTLVYSDEATINQISQGVFTADILLTYQRYSKRFVPEIVNFLQKALLLLIPEPTKIAQDVRGSIFSTSTIFNSKLNISKSEKFSTLESTEMSISQLFAGDESSQFKFQLLNKIIALIDKSTSLWKEKSALIEVVESFIVILKHAVKYFATSLPQTTNLLNKLVKIQNNLLKERKPLALQHHRALAIATFAPKFEENFNPDKKSYDVNRERQEMNKIQNQLKKERKAALKDIRQESRFVAGQQIEEKKSMYDAYHKKMAHIVNSISTIEGAEKNEYEKEKKQRKNK encoded by the coding sequence ATGGCAGGTTCTCAGCTTAAGCAGTTGAAAGAGGCGCTCAAGTCGAAAGGCTTGATTGGCCAGACTAatgtcaagaagaagaataagaagCAGAAAACAGCTTcagaaaccagaagaaatgataAGGAACAGGTTATTGGGGATATTAGAACTCAGTTCAACCAGTTTGACCAGAGAATTAATAGAACAAAACATGATGTGCTGATTATCCAAGGAGGAAAGTTTGTCAAGCTTGGCTCAAAACAGCATAATGAAGCTGTAAGAACCCATTCCACAGTGCAGAAAACCATGAAGCTCCAGTACGAATTAGAGAAAAAGGGACATGGAAAGACTGGGGGGCTTGTAGACAGAAGATTTGGAGAAAACAACAAGCATTTGAGTGCTGAAGAGAAGATGTTGGAGAGATTTACACGAGAAAGACAAGCTTCGTCCAAAAGGGGAAATATGTTCCTGATCGAGAGCGATGACGATAATGATGATTTTGAAGCTGGTGGGTTCACTTTGACCCATGGAGGTCGTGCTTTGACTTTGGGCGATGGCGATGAAGCTGCATTGTCTGATGAAGAGACTAGCTTAGGCGCTGGCAAGACCAGATATGTTGACGAAGATCAAATGGAGGAAGAAGGACAGCCTGCTCGTaagaagaccaagaaggaagTGATGAAGGAAGTTATCGCGAAGTCCAAATTCTACAAGCATCAAAGACAAACggaattcaagaagacgCAGGATGATATCGAAGACTTGGACGAAGACTTTGGTGACGTAATGCAAGAAATGTATAACGTGAAGCAACCTACTGCTCCTAAGTTTCTGACCAAAACCCaggaagaaatcgactACGATAACAAAGTAAGAGAATTGACGTATGATAGAAGATCTGTCCCAGCAGACAGAACTAAAACcgatgaagagttgaagaaagaacacGAGgaaaaaatgaagaagttggaagcAGACAGGTTGAGAAGAATGACCGGTTTTGTAGACGACGATAGAGATGCTGAGGGTGATGACTTGGACGACGATTTCTGGGCTGGAAGTGACGAAAACGACGAAGATGGTTTTGCTATTAAGGAATCTGACGCTGAAGAAagtaatgaagaaaatagctcttctggagaagaagaagaagcaaccACTAAAAATTTTGGCAGAACTCTTCCTGTAAAGAAACCACAGGTTTCTATTCCTAGTAATCATCAAGAATTCGTCAAAGCTCTTGTAGAGATTGAGGCTGATAGACAGCCTGCCTATGTcaagaagattgttgaagtgTACAAGCCCAACTTGGCTGAAGGAAACAAGGACAAAATGAACATTTTTGTGGGTATCTTGTTCGAGCACTTGTTGTTTTTATCTAACCAAGATGAACCCAATTCTATCCTTATTGAGCAATTGGCAGACATCATCAAAAGGTTGTCCGAGCTGTATAATCAGGTGCTAGTGGAAAATGttagagaagaaatcaacaacatccAAGACAGAATCGCTGATAGCTCACTCTTGAAGAGAGATCTCGTATTCTTCGTTTTGGTAGgctttttgttttctacTTCGGATCACTACCATTTGATTGTGACGCCTACAGTCATTCTCATGAACGAAATCTTGTCAACTCTTGTCTACAGCGACGAAGCTACCATTAACCAGATTAGTCAAGGAGTGTTTACTGCTGATATACTTCTTACTTATCAGAGATACTCCAAAAGATTTGTGCCAGAGATTGTAAATTTCTTACAGAAGGCActcttgttgttgattcCTGAGCCCACCAAGATTGCCCAGGATGTACGCGGTTCGAttttttctacttctacaatcttcaacagcaaaCTTAACATCTCgaaatctgaaaagttcTCTACTTTAGAGTCAACTGAAATGAGCATTTCCCAGTTATTTGCTGGAGATGAATCCAGTCAATTCAAGtttcaattgttgaacaaaatcATTGCTTTGATTGACAAATCCACTTCGTTGTGGAAGGAGAAATCTGCCTTgattgaagttgtagagTCGTTTATTGTCATCTTGAAGCATGCAGTCAAGTACTTTGCCACATCCTTACCTCAAACCACAAATTTGCTTaacaagttggtcaagatTCAGAATAATTTGTTAAAGGAAAGAAAACCACTTGCATTACAACATCACAGAGCATTGGCTATAGCCACGTTTGCACCTAAATTCGAAGAGAACTTCAACCCGGATAAGAAGTCCTACGATGTcaacagagaaagacagGAGATGAACAAGATTCAAaaccagttgaagaaggaaagaaaggCTGCATTGAAGGATATCAGACAAGAATCAAGATTTGTGGCCGGACAACAAATcgaagagaagaagagcatGTACGACGCTTATCACAAGAAGATGGCTCATATCGTCAATTCGATTTCTACTATAGAAGGTGCCGAGAAGAACGAATacgagaaagagaagaagcagagaaagaacaagtGA